Within the Pseudomonas putida genome, the region GTGTTCGTGCTGGACATGGGCGAGCCGGTGAAAATCGTCGAACTGGCAGAAAAGATGGTCCACCTGTCGGGCTTCAGTGTGCGCAGCCCGGATAACCCGCACGGTGACATCGCCATCGAGTTCAGTGGGCTACGGCCCGGCGAGAAGCTTTATGAAGAGCTGCTGATTGGCGATGACGTTTCCCCTACGGCCCACCCGATGATCATGGCTGCCAACGAAGACTTCATCGTCTGGGAAGTATTGCGCGAGCGCTTGGCCGTGCTGTTCAAGGCAGTGGCCGAAGATGACTTTACCCGCGTGCGGCAACTGCTGCGCGAACTGGTCAGCGGCTACTCGCCAGAGGGTGACATCGTCGACTGGGTTTACCAGCAGCAGCGCCGGGACCGTTAGCACTGCCCTTGCTCTTTCAATGCGCTGGGCACCTTCCTACAGCTGACGCCATTGTGTGCTGTCAGCTGTTGAATTTGGTAACCAATCCCTTGATCCGCGGGCTTTCTCAGGGGCCTTCGAGCCGTTAGTTTTACCGGGCAGCCAAGGAAACGCTGCCTCGTAAACTTTCTCGAAGGAGTGTCCACAATGCGTAATATCGTTCTTTCCTACCTGTTCCTGCCACTGTTCGCGGGCCTGTCCATGGCGACCAGCGCCGCGCCGGCAGCCAGCGCAATGATGGCCGAGCCGGCACCTGTGGTGGCTCAAGCGGCGGCCTCGGCTGGCCGGCTGAACTTGAACAGTGCAGATGCAATCACGTTGCAGCAGGGCCTCAACGGCATCGGTAAGGCCAAGGCTGAAGCGATCGTCGCATACCGGGATGCGCATGGGCCATTTGCGTCGGTGGACGAGTTACTGGAGATCAAGGGCATCGGCAAGGCGCTGCTCGAGCGCAATCGTGACAAGTTGACGGTGGAGTAGGGGGCACTGTCATCCGCTAGCCTGTCTTGCTTGTACTAGCGCCCTTGAGTTCGAGCGCCGCCCGCGCGGCACTCGAGCTACGCAACCCCAAATACGCAGGGCATTCAAAACACCGTACCCTAGGCCTACCGATCCCGCGCATCCTTGGCATCCGCCTCGGCATTGCGCTCGTGTACCTTCTTCAACTGCTCGTCGGTCAAGGGCAGTTTCTTCGCCGTATCGCGCAACATCATCAACCCGCCCACGATCGAGCCAAGGGCTAAGATCAGTATCAGCCAGGCATACCAAGGCATGGGGTTATCTCCTGTGATCGCACACAACGTGGCGTGTATGCATGTTGAGCAATGGCCGTATTCATTGGTTCAATTATAGGAGCCGGGCACGGCCTGGCCAAATCTGCTGATCCGCGGCCCCCAAAGCCTGGGCCACTTCGTTTACAATGCGCGCCGTTTACGACTTGCCAAGAGACCCCGACCATGTCCGCCTGCCAGACGCCCCTGATCGTCGCCCTGGATTTCCCTACCCGTGACGCCGCCCTGAAACTGGCCGACCAGCTCGACCCTGCCCTGTGCCGGGTGAAAGTTGGCAAGGAGCTGTTCACCAGCAGCGCGTCCGGCATTGTCGAGTCGCTGTGCGCGAAGGGCTTCGAGGTGTTCCTGGACCTCAAGTTTCACGACATCCCCAACACCACCGCCATGGCCGTGAAGGCTGCCGCCGAAATGGGCGTGTGGATGGTAAACGTGCACTGCTCCGGCGGCCTGCGCATGATGTCGGCCTGCCGCGAAGTGCTGGCCAAGCGCAGCGGCCCGCAGCCACTGCTCATCGGCGTGACCGTGCTGACCAGCATGGAACGTGAAGACCTGGCCGGCATCGGTCTGGACATCGAACCGCAAGAGCAGGTGCTGCGCCTGGCGGCACTGGCCGAGAAAGCCGGCATGGACGGGCTGGTGTGCTCGGCACTTGAAGCGCCGGCGCTCAAGGCTGCGCACCCGTCCCTGCAGTTGGTAACACCGGGCATTCGCCCTGCCGGCAGCGCGCAAGATGATCAGCGCCGCATTCTGACCCCGCGCCAGGCGCTGGATGCCGGCTCGGATTACTTGGTGATCGGCCGCCCGATCAGCCAGGCGGCAGACCCGGCCCAGGCCTTGGCAGCGGTGGTCGCCGAGATCCGTAGCTGACACCTGCAGGCGTTTCACAGCAACCTTTTCAACATGGGTGGCGTTCAGCGAGCCCTTCGATCCTTACATTGGAATGCAGGGCTCACACTGAACATTCCCGTTTGCCAGAGGATGCTAGATGTCAATTGATGTGTCGATACAGTCGCCGGCTCAACGCTGGGCAGGCATGGTGACGCGCTACGTGTTGCCGCTGGGCTGGCTGGCCCTGCTGACGGGGATGTTCTGGGCGTGGGACCGCTCGCTGTACCACAAGCTCTTTTACCTGCTGCTTGCCGCGCCCACGTTGATCGTCTTGATCCTGCAGCCACGGCAGGCCAAGGCGTTGTTTGGCAACCCGCTGTTCATTGCCTTCCTGGTGTTCTCTGCCTACACCCTGCTGAGCATTGCCTGGTCCGATACCGAGAACTCGGTAGGCAGTTTGCTCAAGCGGCCCTTGTACATTGCCATGGTGTTGCTGTCGGCCGGCCTCATCAGCTTGCAGTCACCGGCACAGCTGCATCAGTGTGTGCGCCTGGCTGCCCTGTTTGCCGCAGTCGCCGCTGGTGTTTCGCTGATCTACTTCTTGGGTCTGGCGGCGGGTGAGGGCGGGCGCCTCGACGGCTACGGCGCGCTCTACAACCCCTTGCTGACTGCCCATGTGTTCGGCGCTTTCGCTGCTATTTGGTTGGCAACCTGGTTCCAGACGCGCGGCGCGCTCAACATTCTGGCTCTGGCCTGCCTGGCGGTACTGGGCATGGCCATTCTTGCCACGGGCTCGCGTACGCCGTTGATCGGGTTGGCGGCTGCACTGGGTTGGTTGCTGATCGTGGGTGACCGGCGCCACGGCTTGATCGCAATGGCGGCCGTGGCCCTGGCTTTGGTTGGGGTTGCGGTGTTCTACCCTGAAGCGATCACTCAACGTGGCGTGTCCTACCGCCCCGAAATCTGGATGGAATCGCTGCGCCAAATCGGTGAGCACCCCTGGCTTGGCCATGGTTACGATGCCCCGATGACGGTGATCATTCCAGGCCTTGAACAGACGCTCGCCGACCCGCACAACATCGAGCTGGGCGTGCTGTATGCAGGTGGGGTCGTGGGCTTGGTGCTCTGGTTGGTGCTCTACGGCCTGGCCATGCGCTTTTGCTGGGCTTACCGCAAGCACCCCGGGGTTACGCTTGCGGCGACCTGGCTGATATTCGGCTTTGCTTCAGGGCTGACAGAAGGCAGTGCGTTCATGTCACGCCCGAAAGAGCATTGGTTTCTGATCTGGATGCCAATGGCTGTGGTCTACGCCCAGTGGCTGATACACCGGGGCGGTAAAAAGCTCGCTTAAGACCAGAGCAGGCGCCACAGGCCACGCAAAGTCTTTCTGTTCCAGTACTTGAGCGGGATATCAGCCAGGATTTCCCGCGTCAGTTGCTTGTCGCGGTTGGCGTACTTGAGCACCATGGAGTTGCGGAACTTCATGCACACCTGCTCGTACTGCGGGTGGTCTTTGAAGTGTGCGTATGTCTTGAGCACGTTATCGACCATGAAGCGGCCGTTTTTGAAGGTGTTGGTCGGGTGGTCGCGGTACTGCGCCAGCACCTCGCCCAGCACGTCGATGTAATAACCGGCCCGCGCGATCGACAGTTCGATGTATACGTCTTCCAGGCGGATATCGGCACTGAAGCCGCCGACCTTCTCCAGGGCTTCGCGGCGCAGCATCAACGTGGCAGCCATGGGGCCTGGCTTGCGGTCCAGCCACAGGTCGTCAAAGTCCAGGCGGCGGAAGGGCAGGTTGCGTTTGCGCTGTTCGCGCGCGCCCATCACCTGGCCGTTATGGTCGATGGTTTCGATGTTGGCCGAGCAGATGCCCACTTCAGGCTTGCCATGCATGTACTCCACCTGGGTGGCGATACGGTGCGGCAGCATGATGTCGTCGGAGCCGAAAGGCACGATCAGGTCGCCCTTGGCGCGTGCAATGGCGTCGTTGAGGGTTCGCGCCAGGCCTTGGTTGGCCTGGAAGCGCAGGTCGAAGCCGTGTTGAGCCTGCAGCCGCTTGAGTACCTCAGGGCTGTCGTCCTTGGAGCCATCATCCACCACTAGAAGCTCGATGTTCTTGTACGTCTGGTTGACGACGCTGTTGATGCTGGCTTCGATGTAACGCGCGTGGTTATAGGACGCGATGATCACTGTCACCAACGGTGTGTCAGTAACGTCGTGATTCTGAGAAACCATTGCAAACCCCTAGCTTTGATCCATGTCGTGTGACGCTTCTATGCAGACTAGCTGCTCGTTTTCCAAAATGGTGCCAATTCAGCATCTTATGTAGGTCTTCGTCATTCTAAAGCATGGGGAATGCTAGGGATACGTCAGCCATGCTTGAGCGGGGCGCGATGGAGACGGTGAGGCATCTATCCACTCGTTGATTGAGAAATTTCCTACGTATCAGGACTGGTGATGCTTAGCCTGGAGAAATACCCTACACGTTCTGTCGACACGCGTCTGATTGTTCCTGGAAACACTGCACTTTAGGCTTCTTGGGTCGCCGATTTTCAGCGATGCGGGCGTGGAAACCCGGACAATCTTCAAGTGCCTGTCGTAATGACAGCTGTATACGGGAGGCCGTCAGGCCTGCCGGGGTTCCTTGAAGACTCGGTTTTCCACCCCGTGTACAGTTGTCGCCCTTCGTGTGGAAACGGCGGTGGCAACTCCTTTAATCTTCAAGGAATTGCTATGAAAAAAATCGTCCCCGATCCACCCCACCATTTCGACCTTCCCTCCGACAAGACCCTCTCCAGCGCCATCAGCGAGCGCATCGTGCCGATCGATCACGTAGTCATGAACGTCACCCACTATCTGATGCTTGCCTACAACCACTGCCACATGGCCCTTTACGCGGTAGAAGACGAAGCCACCCGGGAGTTGATGGTAAACGGCCTGCGGGCCATGCAGATCGCCTGGGGTCAGTCGGATGCGCTCTCGCTGGCCTTGGAACGTACCAGCAGCCTGCATTGAGGGGGAGTAGAGCGATGACTAAAGACGTGACCCATGTCACAGCGGGTGTGACCACGTTCTTCCAGGGTGAACACCAGACTCATCCCTTGTTCCGGATCGAGCCGGGGATACCTTGCCAGGATGCCCGTGAGCAGGCTTCGGAGCTGATGGGGTATGTGCGGGAGCTGACCATCATCGGGCTGATGGATGAGAAGCCGATGATGATCTGGGCTTCGCATTACCTGAGCGCCATGGCCAAGGCGCTGATGGATGATGCCGAGTTGGGGATGAAAGGCTGAGGCTGCCTGGCACAGATCTTCGGGCACTCGATTGCCGTCACGCCGCAATACCCACACCAAGCCCAAAAACAAAAAGGGCCGGTACGCGCGCGTACCGGCCCTTTCACATCACGCCAAAGCGACTCAACCAATAACCAGCGGCGGGAACGACTTCACCAGGTCATCCAGCGCCTTGATCTGCGCCAGGAACGGCTCCAGTTTATCCAGCGGCAATGCGCTCGGGCCGTCGCACTTGGCTTGGTCCGGGTTCGGGTGGGCTTCCAGGAACAGGCCAGCCAGGCCAACGCCCATGCCGGCACGGGCCAGGTCAACCACCTGTTCGCGGCGGCCACCCGAAGCAGCACCCGAAGGGTCGCGGTTCTGCAAGGCGTGGGTTACGTCGAAAATGATCGGCAGGTCATCGCAGGTGCGCTTCATCACACCAAAGCCCAGCATGTCCACAACCAGGTTGTCGTAGCCCATGCAGGTACCGCGGTCGCACAGGATCAACTGGTCGTTACCCGCTTCCTTGAACTTCTGCACGATGTTCTGCATCTGCGAAGGGCTCAGGAACTGAGGCTTCTTGATGTTCACCGGCTTGCCGGTCTTGGCCAGCGCCACCACCAGGTCGGTCTGGCGGGCCAGGAAGGCAGGCAGCTGCAGCACGTCGACCACTTCGGCCACTGGCGCGCACTGGTAGATTTCATGCACGTCGGTGATGATCGGTACGCCGAACTCGGCCTTCACCTTCTCGAAGATGCGCAGGCCTTCTTCCATGCCTGGGCCACGGTAGGAGTGGATCGAGGAACGGTTGGCCTTGTCGAAGCTGGCCTTGAACACGTAAGGAATGCCCAGCTTCTCGGTAACCCGCACGTATTCGGCGCAGGCGGTAAGGGCCAGGTCCTCGGACTCAAGGACATTGATACCGCCGAACAGCACGAACGGGGCGGCGTTGGAACATTCGATGTTCTGGGTAATCTTGATCATTTTCTACTCTATTAAGTCTGGGGTAGCCATGGCGCTCTACCAACGACTTTCGACTACACCGCTGGTGAAGATTTCGCGGCGCTCCAGGCGCCCGATTTCCTCATGCTTGGCAAGCGCGTACACCCGGTTGAAGGCAGCGCGTTGCACATCAGGGAAGTACTCGGCCAGTGCGCATTCTACCGCAGCATCATAGTCCGCTTCGGTTATATAGCGGTAAATTTCTCGGTAGTAGAAAAAGCCGAACTGAAAGCCCAAGGTTTCGCTCATGTAGGCGGTGGGCCCGGAGAAGCTGTTCTCCAGGTCGATGGCCTGCGCTTTTCCTTGTTCCGGAAGCATGACGTTCGCCGCCCACAGGTCCATGTGCGTGACACCCTGGCAGTGCAGGGCGTGCAGGAGTTCGAAGGCTGCCGCGATCACCCGGTGCACGGCCTCGGGGTTTTGGCGCACTGTTGCCAACCCATCCTCGTGCCCGCTCAGTAATTCTGTGATGAGGAAAAAGTCCTGCATCAGGCCGAACCGTGAGCGGCTGTAGCCATAGCCGACCAGCCTGGGCACCCGCGCACCCCGGCGGGCCGCTTCGCGGGTGTTGATCAGTTCTTCGAGAGACCAGTCATACATGCCGTTGCGCTTGGGCTGGCCACGCTGCATGCGCAGCTTCTTTTTCAGCGAATCGAGCTTTTCCCGTTTGGTGAACAGCAGGCTTTGGGTGCATTGAAGCGGTGCGCTGACCCGCTTGGAGCTGGCTGTCTGCTCGATCAGCCGTTCGAAGGCTAGCCGTGTATGTACGGCAATAGGGGCCTGAAGATGCAGGGTGGTGCTGCGATGGCGCAGGGTATGGGGATATTCGTTCTGCCAGATTTGTGAATCGCCAACCACACCCTCGTCCCTTGTAGTATCAATGAGCCATATAACTTAGTGTTTAATACTACAGATCTTTCACATTTTTCCTACAAGTTCTTAACAATACCTGACATTGAAATGTGCTAGGGGCCGCATGAGCGGCCCCCTGTAGTTCAAACCTTCAACACCAGCTTGCCGAAGTTTTCTCCGCTGAACAGCTTGAGCAGGGTTTCTGGGAACGTCTCCAGCCCCTCGACCACGTCCTCCTTGCTCTTGACCTTGCCAGTGGCCAGCCAGCCGGCGATTTCCTGCGCGGCCTTGCCGTACTCCTTGGCATGGTCCATCACCACGAACCCTTCCATGCGTGCACGGTTCACCAGCAGCGCCAGGTAGTTGGCCGGGCCTTTGACGGCTTCTTTGTTGTTGTATTGGCTGATCGCGCCGCAGATCACGATGCGCGCCTTGAAGTTGATGCGGGTAAGCACAGCGTCGAGGATCTCGCCGCCGACGTTGTCGAAGTACACGTCAACGCCCTTGGGGCATTCGCGCTTCAGGCCGGCCAGCACGTCTTCGGCCTTGTAGTCG harbors:
- a CDS encoding ComEA family DNA-binding protein is translated as MRNIVLSYLFLPLFAGLSMATSAAPAASAMMAEPAPVVAQAAASAGRLNLNSADAITLQQGLNGIGKAKAEAIVAYRDAHGPFASVDELLEIKGIGKALLERNRDKLTVE
- a CDS encoding DUF2897 family protein, yielding MPWYAWLILILALGSIVGGLMMLRDTAKKLPLTDEQLKKVHERNAEADAKDARDR
- the pyrF gene encoding orotidine-5'-phosphate decarboxylase, whose protein sequence is MSACQTPLIVALDFPTRDAALKLADQLDPALCRVKVGKELFTSSASGIVESLCAKGFEVFLDLKFHDIPNTTAMAVKAAAEMGVWMVNVHCSGGLRMMSACREVLAKRSGPQPLLIGVTVLTSMEREDLAGIGLDIEPQEQVLRLAALAEKAGMDGLVCSALEAPALKAAHPSLQLVTPGIRPAGSAQDDQRRILTPRQALDAGSDYLVIGRPISQAADPAQALAAVVAEIRS
- a CDS encoding O-antigen ligase family protein; amino-acid sequence: MSIDVSIQSPAQRWAGMVTRYVLPLGWLALLTGMFWAWDRSLYHKLFYLLLAAPTLIVLILQPRQAKALFGNPLFIAFLVFSAYTLLSIAWSDTENSVGSLLKRPLYIAMVLLSAGLISLQSPAQLHQCVRLAALFAAVAAGVSLIYFLGLAAGEGGRLDGYGALYNPLLTAHVFGAFAAIWLATWFQTRGALNILALACLAVLGMAILATGSRTPLIGLAAALGWLLIVGDRRHGLIAMAAVALALVGVAVFYPEAITQRGVSYRPEIWMESLRQIGEHPWLGHGYDAPMTVIIPGLEQTLADPHNIELGVLYAGGVVGLVLWLVLYGLAMRFCWAYRKHPGVTLAATWLIFGFASGLTEGSAFMSRPKEHWFLIWMPMAVVYAQWLIHRGGKKLA
- a CDS encoding glycosyltransferase family 2 protein, coding for MVSQNHDVTDTPLVTVIIASYNHARYIEASINSVVNQTYKNIELLVVDDGSKDDSPEVLKRLQAQHGFDLRFQANQGLARTLNDAIARAKGDLIVPFGSDDIMLPHRIATQVEYMHGKPEVGICSANIETIDHNGQVMGAREQRKRNLPFRRLDFDDLWLDRKPGPMAATLMLRREALEKVGGFSADIRLEDVYIELSIARAGYYIDVLGEVLAQYRDHPTNTFKNGRFMVDNVLKTYAHFKDHPQYEQVCMKFRNSMVLKYANRDKQLTREILADIPLKYWNRKTLRGLWRLLWS
- a CDS encoding DUF3077 domain-containing protein; the protein is MTKDVTHVTAGVTTFFQGEHQTHPLFRIEPGIPCQDAREQASELMGYVRELTIIGLMDEKPMMIWASHYLSAMAKALMDDAELGMKG
- the kdsA gene encoding 3-deoxy-8-phosphooctulonate synthase produces the protein MIKITQNIECSNAAPFVLFGGINVLESEDLALTACAEYVRVTEKLGIPYVFKASFDKANRSSIHSYRGPGMEEGLRIFEKVKAEFGVPIITDVHEIYQCAPVAEVVDVLQLPAFLARQTDLVVALAKTGKPVNIKKPQFLSPSQMQNIVQKFKEAGNDQLILCDRGTCMGYDNLVVDMLGFGVMKRTCDDLPIIFDVTHALQNRDPSGAASGGRREQVVDLARAGMGVGLAGLFLEAHPNPDQAKCDGPSALPLDKLEPFLAQIKALDDLVKSFPPLVIG
- a CDS encoding lipopolysaccharide kinase InaA family protein, with translation MVGDSQIWQNEYPHTLRHRSTTLHLQAPIAVHTRLAFERLIEQTASSKRVSAPLQCTQSLLFTKREKLDSLKKKLRMQRGQPKRNGMYDWSLEELINTREAARRGARVPRLVGYGYSRSRFGLMQDFFLITELLSGHEDGLATVRQNPEAVHRVIAAAFELLHALHCQGVTHMDLWAANVMLPEQGKAQAIDLENSFSGPTAYMSETLGFQFGFFYYREIYRYITEADYDAAVECALAEYFPDVQRAAFNRVYALAKHEEIGRLERREIFTSGVVESRW